A genomic window from Providencia alcalifaciens includes:
- the paaE gene encoding 1,2-phenylacetyl-CoA epoxidase subunit PaaE — translation MTVFHRLSIAAIDRDTPDAVAVTFHIPESLQAQYRYRPGQHLTLKAAINGENLRRCYSICSAPDENGLKIGVKAIYEGRFSNFINQQLNVGDSLDVMIPQGQFGYQPDSQQQGHYLALAAGSGITPLLSIIKATLQTEPNSRFVLIYGNRNSRSVMFKEAIADLKNRFATRFQVLYLFSQEPQESALLSGRLDAQQLSALGKSLLNFSQFDRAFICGPESMMDEVQETLVHHGMAQERVHTERFNTSGAKFKPTIATSESRQVTLQLDGRTLNIDMDGQDDSILDAALRQGADLPYACKGGVCATCKCKLRSGEVEMGVNYSLEPDQIAAGYILSCQAWPKGDGVVLDFDV, via the coding sequence ATGACTGTCTTTCACCGTTTAAGTATTGCCGCTATTGACCGCGACACACCCGATGCCGTGGCGGTCACCTTTCATATTCCTGAATCGCTGCAAGCGCAGTATCGTTACCGCCCAGGTCAACATTTAACGCTGAAAGCCGCGATTAATGGCGAAAATCTTCGTCGCTGCTACTCCATTTGTAGCGCCCCCGATGAAAACGGGCTAAAAATTGGCGTCAAGGCTATCTACGAAGGGCGATTTTCTAACTTTATCAACCAACAGCTAAATGTTGGAGATAGCTTAGACGTGATGATCCCCCAAGGGCAATTTGGCTACCAACCCGATAGCCAGCAACAAGGGCACTATTTAGCCTTGGCCGCAGGCTCCGGCATTACCCCGCTGTTATCCATCATTAAAGCCACGTTGCAAACCGAGCCAAATAGCCGCTTTGTGCTGATTTACGGTAATCGCAATAGCCGCTCAGTGATGTTCAAAGAAGCCATCGCTGACTTAAAAAACCGCTTTGCCACCCGTTTTCAAGTGCTGTATCTGTTTAGCCAAGAGCCGCAAGAAAGCGCGTTGCTCAGTGGGCGTCTTGATGCGCAACAACTCAGCGCCTTAGGGAAATCCCTACTCAATTTTAGCCAATTCGACCGCGCTTTTATTTGTGGTCCAGAGTCCATGATGGATGAAGTCCAAGAAACCTTAGTTCATCACGGCATGGCCCAAGAGCGCGTCCACACAGAGCGCTTTAATACCTCGGGCGCGAAATTCAAACCGACCATTGCCACCAGCGAAAGCCGCCAAGTCACCCTTCAGTTAGATGGGCGCACCCTAAATATCGATATGGATGGGCAAGATGACAGCATCCTCGATGCCGCACTGCGCCAAGGGGCTGACCTGCCTTACGCCTGTAAAGGCGGTGTTTGCGCCACCTGCAAATGCAAATTGCGCTCGGGGGAGGTTGAAATGGGGGTGAACTACAGCCTCGAACCTGACCAAATTGCCGCCGGTTATATCCTCAGTTGCCAAGCATGGCCTAAAGGGGATGGCGTGGTATTGGACTTTGATGTGTAG
- the paaB gene encoding 1,2-phenylacetyl-CoA epoxidase subunit PaaB → MNNQDWPLYEVFVRSKQGLAHRHVGSLHAADDQMALENARDAYTRRSEGCSIWVVKAAHLVASQPDEKDQFFDPADSKVYRHPTFYTIPDGIKNM, encoded by the coding sequence ATGAACAATCAAGATTGGCCACTGTATGAAGTGTTTGTTCGCAGTAAACAAGGTTTAGCCCATCGCCATGTGGGAAGTTTGCACGCCGCCGATGACCAAATGGCGCTGGAAAATGCTCGCGATGCCTACACTCGCCGTAGCGAGGGTTGCTCCATTTGGGTCGTCAAAGCCGCCCATTTAGTCGCGTCTCAACCTGATGAAAAAGATCAATTTTTTGACCCAGCGGACAGCAAGGTTTACCGCCACCCAACCTTTTACACCATCCCCGATGGCATCAAAAACATGTAA
- the paaF gene encoding 2,3-dehydroadipyl-CoA hydratase PaaF: MENNWILSQQHHRVLTLTLNRPDVRNALSTPCLELLVKHLEHAQTDDNIGAIVITGNPRFFAAGADLKELQQQTVSSAITDKRPQIWRRFAQISKPIICAANGYALGAGFELLLASDIIIAGESARFGLPEITLGMIPGAGGTQRLIRAVGKSLAMQMVLTGETISAEQAQQAGLVSEVCVDALTLERAQAIAKRIAGHGPLAVNAAKAALVSAQETHLTEGLKLERQYFVSLAGTEDRQEGIAAFFEKRSPQFTGR, from the coding sequence ATGGAAAATAATTGGATTTTATCTCAGCAACATCACCGCGTTCTGACACTGACGCTTAATCGCCCCGATGTGCGCAACGCACTGAGTACCCCGTGCCTTGAATTACTGGTTAAGCATCTTGAACATGCGCAAACTGACGACAATATCGGCGCTATCGTCATCACCGGCAACCCGCGTTTCTTTGCGGCAGGGGCTGATCTTAAAGAGCTTCAGCAGCAAACCGTTTCCAGCGCTATCACGGATAAACGCCCCCAAATTTGGCGTCGTTTTGCGCAAATCAGCAAGCCGATTATTTGTGCCGCCAATGGCTACGCGTTAGGGGCAGGGTTCGAATTGCTGCTCGCCAGCGACATCATTATTGCGGGGGAATCCGCTCGCTTTGGTCTACCGGAAATTACCCTTGGAATGATCCCCGGTGCGGGCGGCACTCAGCGCCTTATTCGTGCCGTGGGCAAATCCCTTGCCATGCAGATGGTACTCACCGGAGAAACTATCAGCGCTGAGCAAGCCCAACAAGCCGGATTGGTCAGTGAAGTGTGCGTGGACGCTCTCACTCTTGAACGCGCTCAAGCCATCGCCAAACGCATTGCAGGACATGGGCCTTTAGCCGTAAATGCCGCCAAAGCTGCACTAGTGAGTGCCCAAGAAACTCACCTGACCGAAGGCTTAAAGCTGGAACGCCAGTATTTTGTCAGCCTTGCGGGGACAGAGGATCGCCAAGAAGGGATCGCCGCCTTTTTCGAAAAACGATCCCCTCAATTTACAGGACGCTAA
- the paaD gene encoding 1,2-phenylacetyl-CoA epoxidase subunit PaaD, protein MEQRMQLQSPDIHQIWQQLQQIPDPELPALSITDLGMVRHVKPTEQGWQIGFTPTYSGCPATEFLINEIKTVLDSAGFSPVDVEVVLTPAWTTDWMNQDAKRRLREFGIAPPQGTACEHPEHTGAICCPRCDSEQTEKISEFGSTACKALYRCNECLEPFDYFKCI, encoded by the coding sequence ATGGAACAGAGAATGCAACTTCAATCCCCCGATATTCATCAGATCTGGCAGCAGCTTCAGCAGATCCCAGACCCTGAATTGCCGGCTCTGTCTATTACTGATCTTGGTATGGTGCGCCATGTGAAGCCGACCGAGCAAGGCTGGCAAATTGGGTTTACCCCAACCTATTCAGGCTGCCCCGCCACCGAATTTTTAATCAATGAAATCAAAACGGTTCTCGATAGCGCCGGTTTCTCGCCTGTGGATGTGGAAGTGGTATTAACCCCCGCATGGACCACGGACTGGATGAACCAAGATGCCAAAAGGCGCTTACGTGAATTTGGCATTGCGCCCCCTCAAGGCACCGCCTGTGAGCATCCTGAACATACTGGGGCAATTTGTTGTCCGCGTTGTGACAGCGAACAGACGGAAAAAATTAGCGAGTTTGGCTCTACCGCCTGCAAAGCGCTGTATCGCTGCAATGAATGCTTAGAACCGTTTGATTACTTTAAATGTATTTAA
- the paaC gene encoding 1,2-phenylacetyl-CoA epoxidase subunit PaaC: protein MTEKQQLQHYVLRLGDTPLILAQRLCEWCGHAPEIEIDLALSNIGLDLLGQARNFLSYAAQLKGAGYNEDKLAYLRDEREFSNLLLVEQPNDGFNDTLVRQFFIDAYHVPLYSALTQSRDPQLAAIAEKSLKEALYHLRFSRGWMIRLGDGTALSQQKLQQSINQLWRFTGELFHADEIEMALSEAGIAVDPRTLRDVWLQTVSETFEEATLSLPEQAAYRLGGKQGSHTEHLGLILTQLQFVQRAYPNSQW, encoded by the coding sequence ATGACCGAAAAACAACAGCTCCAACATTATGTGTTACGCCTCGGAGACACCCCACTGATTCTGGCACAGCGCCTGTGTGAGTGGTGCGGTCACGCTCCAGAAATAGAAATCGACCTTGCACTGTCTAACATCGGCTTAGATTTACTGGGACAAGCGCGCAATTTCCTCAGCTATGCCGCACAACTCAAAGGCGCGGGTTACAACGAAGACAAGCTGGCTTATCTGCGTGATGAGCGTGAATTCAGCAATTTGCTGCTTGTTGAGCAACCAAATGATGGCTTCAACGATACCCTCGTACGCCAGTTTTTTATCGATGCCTACCATGTGCCTCTGTACAGCGCACTCACTCAAAGCCGTGACCCACAGCTCGCCGCCATTGCCGAAAAATCCCTCAAAGAAGCTTTATACCACCTGCGTTTTAGTCGTGGCTGGATGATCCGATTAGGGGATGGCACCGCACTGAGCCAGCAGAAATTGCAGCAATCTATCAACCAGTTATGGCGCTTTACCGGTGAATTGTTCCATGCCGATGAAATTGAAATGGCATTAAGCGAAGCAGGCATTGCCGTTGACCCGCGTACGCTGCGCGATGTTTGGCTGCAAACTGTGAGCGAGACCTTTGAAGAAGCCACTCTCAGCCTACCTGAGCAAGCAGCTTATCGATTAGGCGGCAAACAAGGCAGCCACACCGAGCACCTCGGTTTAATTCTCACGCAGCTGCAATTTGTGCAACGCGCTTATCCAAATAGCCAGTGGTGA